TTGTGTGTAAAGTGATTGAGTCACGACGGTGCTCCTTTTTAATAACATTTTTTAATTAAGATAGTTGTATTATACCGCGAAATCAGATTATTTTTTAGTATTTAAAGGTTAGTCGGTTGAATTTTAGGTAAAAAAAAGAGAAAATAGAGTTTACGAATGCATTTTGTGATGAAAAGAGAAAGACTACTATGAAGAAACAACCAATTGGTTTTATGGATTCCGGGGTTGGCGGTTTGACGCTGGTCAAAGAAGCCCGCAAACGCCTCCCAAATGAAGACATGGTGTTTATTGGTGATCAAGCACGATTACCTTACGGTGAAAAGCCGGCTGCCACCGTACGCGAATTTGCTTGGCAGATGGCTAATTTTCTCCGCCACCAAGAGATTAAGGCCTTAGTGATTGCTTGTAATACTGCCACTGCTGCGGCTTTACCCGATTTACAAGCCCAATTGGCCATTCCGGTAATTGGGGTTATTAAACCAGGGAGTATTGCAGCCTTACAAGCGACCCAAAATCAGCACGTCGGCGTGATTGCCACGACTGGGACGATTCAAAGTGCCGCTTATAGTCAACAAATTGCAGCTCTCAATCCTGATGTGCAAGTGACCGGGTTAGCCGCACCACAGTTTGTGACGATGATTGAAGCTAACCAACGACATGGGCAAGCCGTCCAAGCAAGCGTTAATCAGATTTTGCAACCCTTGCAACAAAGTAAGATTGATACCCTTGTTTTGGGTTGCACGCATTTTCCATTATTGACGAGCGCCATTCAAACGGCAGTTGGTCCTGACGTGACGTTGGTCAACCCAGCTGTCCAAGCGATTACGATGTTAGCAGAAGTCTTGAAGCAACAACAACAATTGGCGACAACCACGCCGGGTACGCTGAAGATGTACACAACCGGCTCTGTTGCCGCTTTTGAAGAGATTGCCCAGCAATGGCTTGCCCAACCCGATTTAACCGCACAACAAGTTGATATTCAAAAGGAGAAAAATGATGGTCCGGACCGATAATCGAGCAGCAAATGATGTACGCCCTGTCAAAGTACAGTGGCATTATTTGACGAAACAACCCGCTTCTGTCTTATGGCAGCGCGGGACGACCAAAGTATTGGCAGCGGTCACTGAACAAGCAAACACGGCAGTCACGTTGGTCGGCAGTGGTTTGACACCAGCGCAGACTGATTGGCTGCAACAAATGTTAA
This DNA window, taken from Latilactobacillus sakei, encodes the following:
- a CDS encoding glutamate racemase, which codes for MKKQPIGFMDSGVGGLTLVKEARKRLPNEDMVFIGDQARLPYGEKPAATVREFAWQMANFLRHQEIKALVIACNTATAAALPDLQAQLAIPVIGVIKPGSIAALQATQNQHVGVIATTGTIQSAAYSQQIAALNPDVQVTGLAAPQFVTMIEANQRHGQAVQASVNQILQPLQQSKIDTLVLGCTHFPLLTSAIQTAVGPDVTLVNPAVQAITMLAEVLKQQQQLATTTPGTLKMYTTGSVAAFEEIAQQWLAQPDLTAQQVDIQKEKNDGPDR